The Candidatus Sysuiplasma jiujiangense genome includes a region encoding these proteins:
- a CDS encoding DNA-directed RNA polymerase subunit A'', protein MEHSLPESVIEKIADRLDGIEVRDSTLKKILQKACDRYDQHLIDPNESAGIVAAQSIGEPGTQMTMRTFHYAGVAEINVTLGLPRLIEIVDARRAPSTPMMEIHLNREFAADRDVAMWVSNMIETATLLDVASLETDLAAMKVHVLPDAERMKKKMITAEKIFESLQQTRGLRDIVSFGQSKGITIEVQEPSFRLLHQKSEIAKETRIKGITNITRAVLRKEADEYVLYTEGSNLEEVLSLDLTYGQYVEFTDRALLEELREGNPAKLAMPVIDKTRVSTNNIEEIYSVLGVEAARNAIISEASSTLEEQGLVVDIRHIMLVADMMTNDGSVKAIGRHGISGRKSSVLARAAFEITSTHLLRAAIIGEEDHLDGVAENIIVGQPVTLGTGAVNIEYVPSKK, encoded by the coding sequence ATGGAACATTCGCTGCCCGAAAGTGTCATCGAGAAGATTGCAGACAGGCTGGATGGCATAGAGGTCAGGGATTCGACGCTGAAGAAGATACTGCAGAAGGCATGCGACAGGTATGATCAGCATCTAATCGATCCCAATGAGTCCGCAGGCATAGTCGCCGCGCAGAGCATAGGGGAACCGGGAACGCAGATGACGATGAGAACATTCCACTACGCCGGTGTGGCAGAAATCAACGTCACGCTGGGACTGCCGCGCCTCATAGAGATAGTCGACGCGAGGAGGGCGCCCAGCACGCCCATGATGGAAATACACCTCAACAGGGAATTCGCGGCCGACAGGGATGTCGCCATGTGGGTGAGCAACATGATAGAGACGGCAACCCTGCTCGATGTTGCCTCGCTTGAGACTGACCTTGCGGCAATGAAGGTGCATGTGCTTCCGGATGCCGAAAGAATGAAGAAGAAGATGATCACGGCAGAGAAAATATTCGAGTCGCTGCAGCAGACGAGAGGTCTCAGGGATATTGTCTCATTCGGGCAGTCGAAGGGCATCACAATCGAGGTGCAGGAGCCTTCCTTCAGGCTGCTTCACCAGAAATCGGAGATTGCAAAGGAGACACGGATCAAGGGGATAACAAACATAACGCGCGCAGTCCTCCGCAAGGAGGCTGATGAGTACGTCCTCTACACCGAAGGGTCCAACCTGGAGGAGGTGCTGTCGCTTGACCTCACATACGGACAGTACGTTGAATTCACGGACAGGGCGCTTCTGGAAGAACTCAGGGAGGGCAATCCCGCGAAGCTCGCAATGCCTGTCATAGACAAGACAAGGGTGAGCACCAACAACATAGAGGAAATCTACTCGGTCCTCGGTGTGGAGGCAGCCAGGAATGCGATTATCAGCGAGGCGTCCAGCACACTCGAGGAACAGGGGCTCGTCGTGGACATCAGGCACATAATGCTCGTTGCAGACATGATGACGAACGACGGCAGCGTCAAGGCCATTGGCAGGCACGGCATATCAGGCAGGAAGTCGAGCGTTCTCGCAAGGGCGGCGTTCGAGATAACTTCGACACACCTTTTGCGGGCTGCAATAATCGGCGAGGAGGATCATCTTGACGGCGTGGCGGAAAATATTATAGTCGGACAGCCTGTTACACTTGGAACGGGTGCGGTGAACATAGAGTACGTGCCTTCAAAGAAGTGA
- a CDS encoding ribosomal L7Ae/L30e/S12e/Gadd45 family protein, with product MDMDNAIRLAVADGKVVIGEREVARCLEKKKAKALVYASNAPEALHYSRLRSVKTYRYSGGSVELGVACGKPFTVSVVAITDDASASLLGA from the coding sequence ATGGATATGGACAATGCAATCAGGCTCGCGGTGGCAGACGGCAAGGTGGTCATTGGCGAAAGGGAAGTCGCGCGCTGTCTCGAGAAGAAGAAGGCCAAAGCGCTCGTTTACGCGTCAAACGCGCCGGAAGCGCTGCACTATTCAAGGCTCAGGAGCGTAAAGACGTACAGGTACTCCGGCGGGAGCGTTGAACTTGGAGTGGCCTGCGGAAAACCGTTCACCGTGTCCGTGGTTGCCATCACGGACGATGCTTCCGCATCGCTGCTCGGAGCGTAA
- a CDS encoding NusA-like transcription termination signal-binding factor, which yields MKFNSETLRYISLFESVTHCQVKDCLDTPDKLVFVVVPGQAQRAVGAKGANAIKMKQLTGKDIQIIEFSDEPIQFVKNVFHSYGVKDVVLEERGNIVHATVTVDPAVKGRAIGKDGKNLRIARDIVNRHHNIQSVSVA from the coding sequence ATGAAATTCAATTCGGAAACACTCCGCTACATATCACTGTTCGAAAGCGTGACGCACTGCCAGGTCAAGGACTGCCTCGACACGCCTGACAAGCTTGTTTTCGTTGTCGTGCCTGGACAGGCGCAGAGGGCTGTGGGCGCGAAGGGCGCAAACGCCATCAAGATGAAGCAGCTTACAGGCAAGGACATACAGATCATAGAGTTTTCCGACGAGCCGATACAGTTCGTAAAGAATGTTTTCCACAGCTACGGCGTAAAGGACGTAGTGCTTGAGGAAAGGGGAAACATCGTCCACGCAACAGTGACGGTCGATCCGGCTGTCAAGGGAAGGGCCATAGGCAAGGACGGCAAGAACCTGAGGATTGCCAGGGACATCGTCAACAGGCACCACAACATACAGAGCGTCAGCGTTGCGTAA